A genome region from Nitrospirota bacterium includes the following:
- a CDS encoding TAXI family TRAP transporter solute-binding subunit: MDSSNTRSRDRSVGDHIRAHRYRLIIPVIAAAVIVVAALWAVIASLRPLPPRTVTMATGPEGGSHYDIGKRYRELLAHEGIKLQLLTTAGDLENLALLRDPRSRVEVAFLQSGITSEKASPDLESLGAVFYEPLWFFYRGVIPGKRLEALRGRKISIGPEGSGTRALALELLARNGIDQRFAHLLPLAPREAGENLLRGEIDAALMVASWDSPVVQRLISDKNINLASFPRADAYVALYPFLNKLTVPAGVGDLAKNRPPTDVTLFAPKASLVVRKDLHPAIQYLLLDAAAQIHSGPGIFQKSGQFPAAESIDLPLSDEARQFYKSGRPFLQRHLPFWLAVLIDRLLILLIPLFGVIYPLLRLMPAIYGWEMRWRIFRLYRELRTLEKDLESRGAGEAIGDLNKWLERLEEKANRLRVPLFYANQLYTLRMHITLVRERLMRWEGSANED; the protein is encoded by the coding sequence ATGGATTCATCGAACACAAGGTCGCGCGACCGGTCCGTCGGGGATCACATCCGCGCTCATCGTTATCGTCTCATAATACCGGTGATCGCTGCGGCAGTGATCGTTGTCGCTGCGCTCTGGGCGGTCATCGCTTCCCTGCGTCCGCTTCCGCCGCGAACCGTGACCATGGCCACCGGACCTGAGGGGGGCTCGCATTATGATATCGGGAAACGCTACCGAGAACTTCTCGCACACGAGGGGATCAAGCTGCAGCTGCTGACGACCGCGGGAGACCTGGAGAACCTGGCACTGCTGCGTGATCCCCGGTCGCGCGTGGAAGTTGCCTTTCTGCAGAGCGGCATCACGAGTGAAAAGGCATCTCCTGATCTCGAGTCTCTCGGCGCGGTATTCTATGAACCCCTCTGGTTCTTTTATCGAGGCGTCATCCCGGGCAAGAGATTGGAGGCTCTGCGGGGCCGGAAAATATCGATCGGTCCAGAGGGCAGCGGCACAAGAGCGCTGGCGCTTGAACTTCTCGCCCGGAATGGAATCGACCAGCGTTTCGCACATCTGCTTCCGCTTGCGCCCCGGGAGGCCGGAGAAAATCTGCTCCGGGGCGAGATCGATGCCGCGCTCATGGTCGCATCCTGGGACTCTCCCGTGGTACAGCGATTAATCTCAGACAAGAACATTAACCTCGCGAGCTTCCCCCGTGCCGACGCCTATGTTGCGCTGTATCCCTTCCTGAATAAGCTGACGGTGCCTGCCGGCGTGGGCGACCTGGCGAAGAACCGGCCGCCTACGGACGTGACCCTCTTTGCACCGAAAGCCAGCCTCGTGGTGCGCAAAGACCTTCATCCGGCGATACAGTACCTGCTGCTCGACGCCGCAGCGCAGATCCATTCCGGACCGGGGATATTTCAGAAATCAGGACAGTTTCCTGCCGCTGAATCGATAGATCTTCCTCTCAGCGACGAGGCCCGCCAGTTCTACAAGTCGGGACGTCCTTTCCTCCAGCGCCACCTCCCATTCTGGCTGGCAGTTTTGATCGACCGGCTGCTCATCCTGCTCATTCCGTTGTTCGGCGTGATCTATCCGTTGCTGCGGTTAATGCCGGCCATATACGGCTGGGAAATGCGGTGGCGGATCTTCCGGCTGTACCGCGAATTGAGAACCCTTGAGAAAGACCTGGAATCCCGCGGCGCGGGAGAGGCTATTGGAGATCTGAACAAGTGGCTTGAACGGCTTGAAGAGAAGGCAAATCGTCTTCGCGTGCCTCTGTTCTACGCGAACCAGTTGTATACGTTGCGTATGCACATCACGCTGGTCCGCGAGCGGCTCATGAGGTGGGAGGGGTCGGCGAACGAAGATTGA
- a CDS encoding transporter, whose translation MLLSWCLALTMIFAVAGTAQAQQLEPRAYSPAPVGLNFLGLGYLFSSGGVVTDPASLIQNVQARVSAVGPYYGHTFGLFGRLANVTVATPLAEAHVHGDVQDVGRSVERSGLLDPQVRFAVNLLGGPALTPQEFREHRPETTLGASLIVSAPLGEYDSTKLVNLGTNRWACKPELGLSQPAGNWTFELYAGVWLFEANDNFFGGQVRRQDPLASYQAHIVYEVRPRLWAAADFTYYAGGETTVNGNPQNDRQGNTRGGLTLSFPIKQDQSLKLTWARGVSTRVGSSFDTMGIAWQWTWL comes from the coding sequence GTGCTCCTGTCATGGTGCCTTGCGCTTACGATGATATTCGCAGTTGCCGGGACGGCGCAGGCGCAGCAGCTCGAACCCCGGGCTTACTCGCCGGCGCCGGTGGGCCTGAACTTCCTCGGCCTGGGCTACCTTTTCTCGAGCGGCGGGGTGGTCACCGACCCTGCTTCGCTGATACAGAACGTCCAAGCCAGGGTCTCCGCCGTGGGACCCTACTACGGGCATACGTTCGGCCTCTTCGGCCGTCTGGCGAACGTGACCGTAGCGACGCCTCTCGCTGAGGCTCATGTCCATGGCGATGTGCAGGATGTGGGCCGCAGCGTCGAACGTTCCGGGCTGCTTGACCCTCAGGTGCGGTTCGCCGTGAACCTGTTGGGCGGGCCGGCGCTGACGCCGCAGGAATTCCGCGAGCACAGACCTGAGACAACCCTGGGTGCAAGCCTCATCGTCAGTGCCCCTCTCGGGGAGTACGATTCAACGAAGCTGGTCAACCTCGGCACCAACCGATGGGCATGCAAGCCCGAACTGGGGCTTTCGCAGCCGGCAGGCAACTGGACCTTCGAGCTCTACGCGGGAGTCTGGCTGTTCGAGGCCAACGACAACTTCTTCGGCGGCCAGGTGCGGAGGCAGGACCCGCTTGCGTCGTACCAGGCGCACATCGTATACGAGGTGCGCCCGCGGCTATGGGCAGCCGCCGATTTCACTTACTATGCAGGCGGTGAGACCACGGTCAACGGCAATCCGCAGAACGACCGGCAGGGCAATACCCGCGGCGGGCTGACGCTCTCGTTCCCGATCAAGCAGGACCAGTCCCTTAAACTAACGTGGGCGCGGGGAGTGTCGACAAGGGTCGGCTCGAGTTTCGACACAATGGGTATTGCCTGGCAGTGGACCTGGCTTTAA
- a CDS encoding patatin-like phospholipase family protein, giving the protein MIKKLLVQLNRAAGWKKGGGLFIFAVLLGAMAHPSFAENADAAKAVKPRPRIGLVLSGGGARGAAHIGVLKVLEELRVPVDYIAGTSMGSIVGGSYASGNSIDQMLRDISTIKSADLATDAPPRRDVSVRRKQDDLLNYIGPEMGFRGGSLLLPKGVVTGVGLEAVLRDLAKVKGSVDFDKLPIPFRAVATDIETGKMTVFRSGDLAAVMRASMSVPGAIAPAEVDGRALVDGGLTRNLPVDVARDMGADIVIAVNLGTPLMPRDQISSLLGVTGQMINILTEQNVQASLASLKPDDILILPELGDYSSTDFDHMPDTVPIGEAAARKVRDRLARYSLSPEQYAEHRRRQKGVEAAAPKVIDEIRVEGLKRVNPAVIEETMETQTGKPLDTKVLDADMRRLYGRGDFEHVGYRLIEEPGKRILVVDAVEKSWGPNYVRLGLGLSSESGGDSYFNVLASHRMTWLNSLGAEWKNDVQMGQATRLASEFYQPLSVNRYLFVAPTVEYDQYYLQIFHGGIPLAKYNIRSTTAGLDLGSQITKYGELRVGLVYGPRTFTLNTGPAELAPADGQADIGAVRARLRIDQLDSVKFPRSGYAAFADILDSQTGLGARDDYTRWEASVVSAVSFGDNTVQVALKGGGAVGSSKLPVYDQFSFGGFLQLSGYQTGQFYGESLTFGRLMYYRKLTKAVLTEGVYAGASLEAGRIGGQLVSGNPTGVLEAGSLFLAADTPLGPVYLAYGIAQDSNRTVYFFLGLPYF; this is encoded by the coding sequence ATGATAAAGAAATTGCTGGTACAACTGAACAGGGCTGCCGGCTGGAAGAAGGGCGGGGGCCTCTTCATCTTTGCCGTCCTCCTGGGCGCGATGGCGCATCCCAGCTTCGCCGAGAACGCAGATGCCGCAAAAGCTGTCAAGCCCCGGCCGCGCATCGGTCTTGTGCTCTCCGGCGGCGGCGCCCGCGGAGCAGCGCACATCGGCGTGCTGAAGGTGCTGGAAGAGCTGCGCGTACCTGTCGATTACATTGCCGGGACCAGCATGGGCTCGATCGTGGGCGGATCCTACGCCTCGGGCAACTCCATCGACCAGATGCTGCGCGACATCAGCACCATCAAGTCGGCAGACCTGGCAACGGACGCCCCGCCGCGGCGGGATGTCTCGGTGCGGCGCAAGCAGGACGACCTGCTGAACTACATCGGACCCGAAATGGGATTCCGCGGCGGATCACTGCTCCTGCCGAAGGGCGTCGTGACCGGCGTGGGCCTGGAGGCTGTCCTGCGCGATCTGGCCAAGGTCAAAGGCTCCGTCGACTTCGATAAGCTGCCGATCCCGTTCCGCGCAGTGGCAACCGACATCGAGACCGGCAAGATGACGGTATTCCGCTCGGGCGACCTGGCTGCCGTCATGCGCGCCAGCATGTCGGTGCCGGGAGCGATAGCGCCGGCCGAGGTGGACGGCAGGGCGCTGGTTGACGGAGGCCTTACGCGCAACCTGCCGGTGGACGTGGCGCGCGATATGGGCGCCGACATTGTCATTGCCGTGAACCTCGGCACGCCGCTCATGCCGCGCGACCAGATCAGCTCGCTGCTCGGCGTCACGGGCCAGATGATCAACATCCTGACCGAACAGAACGTGCAGGCATCGCTTGCTTCGCTCAAACCCGACGACATCCTCATCCTGCCCGAGCTGGGGGATTACTCCTCGACCGATTTTGACCACATGCCGGACACCGTGCCCATCGGCGAGGCTGCCGCGCGAAAGGTCCGGGACCGGCTTGCGCGCTACAGCCTGTCGCCGGAGCAGTATGCGGAGCACCGCCGCCGGCAGAAGGGTGTGGAAGCCGCCGCCCCGAAGGTGATCGACGAGATCCGTGTCGAAGGTCTGAAGCGCGTCAATCCCGCTGTCATTGAGGAGACCATGGAGACGCAAACGGGCAAGCCGCTGGATACGAAGGTACTGGACGCTGATATGCGGCGCCTCTACGGGCGGGGGGATTTCGAGCATGTCGGGTATCGGCTGATCGAGGAGCCGGGGAAGCGCATCCTGGTCGTCGACGCGGTGGAGAAATCCTGGGGGCCCAATTATGTGCGTTTAGGCCTCGGGCTGTCCTCTGAATCCGGCGGCGACTCGTACTTCAATGTGCTCGCCAGCCATCGGATGACGTGGCTCAACTCGCTGGGGGCCGAATGGAAGAACGATGTCCAGATGGGGCAGGCGACCAGGCTCGCCTCGGAGTTCTACCAGCCCTTGTCCGTCAACCGGTACCTCTTCGTAGCGCCGACGGTGGAGTATGACCAATATTACTTGCAGATATTCCATGGGGGCATACCGCTCGCCAAGTACAACATTCGCAGCACCACCGCGGGGTTAGATCTGGGCAGTCAGATCACCAAGTACGGCGAATTGCGCGTCGGCCTTGTGTACGGCCCGCGCACATTCACCTTGAACACGGGTCCTGCGGAACTGGCCCCGGCAGACGGCCAGGCTGACATCGGCGCGGTGCGTGCCCGTCTGCGCATCGACCAGTTGGACAGCGTCAAATTCCCGCGCAGCGGCTATGCCGCTTTTGCGGATATCCTAGACTCGCAAACCGGGCTGGGCGCCCGCGACGACTATACGCGCTGGGAGGCCAGTGTTGTTTCCGCAGTCTCCTTCGGCGACAACACCGTGCAGGTCGCGCTCAAGGGGGGCGGCGCGGTCGGCTCTTCCAAGCTGCCTGTTTACGACCAGTTCTCCTTCGGCGGGTTCCTGCAATTGTCAGGTTACCAGACCGGACAGTTCTATGGTGAGTCCCTGACCTTCGGGCGGCTGATGTATTACCGGAAACTGACCAAGGCGGTGCTGACGGAAGGCGTGTATGCCGGCGCTTCCCTCGAGGCCGGCCGGATCGGCGGCCAGTTGGTCTCCGGCAACCCGACCGGCGTGCTCGAGGCGGGATCGCTGTTCCTGGCGGCTGATACGCCGCTTGGCCCGGTGTACCTCGCTTACGGCATAGCGCAGGACAGCAACAGGACTGTTTACTTCTTTCTCGGCCTGCCCTACTTTTAA
- a CDS encoding OmpA family protein, producing the protein MKRIGTALLTLSVSASLIALPACTTVNPYTEEKQTSKAAEGATIGGVVGAILGAATASRGNRAEMALIGAGVGAIAGGGAGYYMDVQEAKLRQKLEGTGVHVVRSGNEIRLVMPGDVTFETNSASLDSKFFDVLDSVTTVLQEYKSTLVTVAGYTDSTGAADYNQKLSEKRATTVALYLHSRGVAKERLAAIGHGEAHPVAGNDTAEGRARNRRVEITLDPITK; encoded by the coding sequence ATGAAAAGGATAGGAACTGCATTGCTTACCCTGTCGGTGAGTGCTTCGCTGATTGCCTTGCCTGCGTGTACTACCGTCAACCCCTATACCGAAGAGAAGCAGACATCCAAGGCTGCCGAGGGCGCGACCATAGGCGGCGTTGTAGGCGCCATATTGGGTGCGGCAACGGCCAGCAGGGGGAATCGCGCGGAAATGGCGCTGATCGGCGCCGGCGTCGGTGCCATTGCCGGCGGCGGCGCGGGCTATTACATGGATGTGCAGGAGGCCAAACTGCGCCAGAAACTGGAAGGCACGGGCGTGCATGTGGTGCGCAGCGGCAACGAGATCCGCCTCGTGATGCCGGGTGACGTCACCTTTGAGACCAATAGCGCCAGCCTCGATTCAAAATTTTTTGACGTGCTGGATTCCGTCACCACGGTGCTCCAGGAATATAAGTCAACGCTGGTCACCGTGGCGGGGTATACCGACAGCACGGGCGCGGCCGATTATAACCAGAAGCTTTCGGAGAAACGGGCTACCACCGTGGCCCTGTATCTCCACAGCAGGGGAGTGGCCAAGGAGCGTCTGGCGGCCATCGGCCATGGTGAAGCACACCCCGTTGCAGGCAACGATACTGCCGAAGGCCGGGCAAGGAATCGCCGCGTCGAGATCACACTGGACCCGATCACCAAATGA